TTTCGGTGGCCTGTATCTCTATTTTCCGCAGCAACGCCAAAGGTTTTGCGGCGGTGCAGGGACTGATCGCGCTGGGATTAATGATTTGCGGGGCGAGTACTTTTGCATTCAGCAGGCAACTTATCGGTCCGTTTACCTGGATGCTCACGCTGGGCGCGGGGATGTTCCTGGCTTACACGCCCATTCAGGTGGCCTTGTATGAACGCATGATCGCATTGTTTAAAATCAAAGGAAATGCAGGGTTTTTCGTCTATATATCCGATGCATTCGGGTACCTGGGCAGTGTGGTCCTGTTATTTTATAAGGAGTTTTTTTTCAAAGATTTACAATGGTCCCAGGTATTGATACATTTTTCCTATCTGCTCGCAGCGCTGGGGTTATGTGCGCTCTGTTTCGCCTGGTTTTACTTTTCGGAGAAATCGAAAAACTATTCAGTCGCGATTGGAGATGGGAAGCGTGAGGTTGTGGTTTGACGGTCAACCGCGGCTTCTTCTCCCGTCACTGATCTCTAAAACCGCCAAAAGAAACGGCTGGGCAGATTTTAATCAGGGCTGCGAGCAGGCATTTCATGTGCGGAGGCGTTCGAAGTTTTGAGAGATATATTCGGGTGCGCGGCTATAATCGAAATAATGATGTCAAAATAAGTTTCCCCTGTCCCGCTTTCAAGGTCTGAAAGCTTTTCTGTAAACACGTTCTTATTAAATGGAGAGCCGGGTTTGAGCTTTTCCAGGTAATAAGCTTTGGTTGTTTCGTAGCCCAATACACTCCTGCTTTTTTCGATACTATACCATAGTACCGATGCATATTCAGTGTTTTTTAAGACACCGTACCCACCGTAAAAAAGATCGTTTAATGCATCGAGGCTGTTCCCGATCGTCCAGTTTTCACCAGCCATGAATACCCGGTTGATCTCGTCATAAAAAGAACCGATATCATGAATTGCATTTCCGTCAATAATGATTTCTTCGGGTACCTGGCTTCTCATATATTATCATAGACTGATGCGCTGGATGTAAATAAAAGAAATCCTGGCTTACCAAATGCATTTCTTGTGAATTAATATCAACGATTAAGTTTCAGATCGATTAGCTATAAAGCCGTTAACTCAATAAAACGGGTGCAAGTTTTTAAATAATATATTAATACATAACTTTCATCTATCGCTGCTGAAAGCCCCGCTTCTTTTTTTTCTTTTATCAGGCTTTCATTCATCACCCACCAATTTAATTTATAGTCAAAGTTCAACGAATTTAGCGTTGTCCGTTGACGGTTTAATTATCATCTAAGCAAAAATACTTAGGTGAATTTGTGCGGTTAATATTTTATTGATTTTATTCAAAAAATAGTCTGAAACATGGAAGAAATACATAGTAAAATATTGATTACCAATATAATGGAGTTAAATAAGCTCCTGGGTAATCCCCGGTTATATCCCCAGAAAAAAGTGATTGAAGTGCAAATTCCACAATTGCAGCATCAAGAAAATGAGGATCTGACACGAAGGATAAACCATTATCAAAATAGTTGCGGATGCAAGGAAGGCCTGCTATTCGGCTTGATATGTTTGCTTTTATTTTTAATACTATCATTTGCTAATGGAAAACCATTAAGCCTTTCCCTTACCGGATTATCAGTCGGTTCTTTTATTGCAGGAGCAGTAATTGGAAAGTTTGGAACGATGCTTTTTTTAAGAATAGGAATCAGAATTTATTTAGATCATTTGTTCACTAAAACTCATAAGTACGATGAAATTGGAATGTACTCAAATCGGTGAATGGGTAGAAGAAGAAGTGAGTAAACCCGTGACCGAATGGGTTGAAAAAACAGAAGAAGTATGTAAAGATTGGCCATGGCCGCTTAACTGGCTTTGCAAGCTGGTGACCACATTGGTTGAAGTGATCGTGTGGGTGGTAGAAAAGGTTTGGAAATGGGTAACCCGGACGGTTTGTAAGCTGGTCGGTGCAATCATCCACCTGTTAGTAGAAGTGCTGACGGGTTTATGGGATGTAATCGTCGGAATTGTGACGCTGGACTGGCGACGTATTCTCGACGGACTGATCAAGATCGGTATAGCTATCGTCAAAACAATCTTTGAGCTGATCAGTGTCATTTTGCTCGGGGATACCATCGCATTTATCATTTCTGAAATTGAGCGGTACCGACTTAAAGAATATGTAAGGTCGCTGCTCGAAAAAAAATACAAGGGGGACGAACTGGAAAAAATCATAGACAACCTCCGGATCGATCACGGCGCATTCGGTTACCGGATTTCCATGTCTTCCGTGAGGACTTTCCTGGATTCCGAAACGATTGTAAATGAGCAGCCGGCCCCGAACCTGGTGACATTGCACCAGGCGGGCGAAATTAACCTGTACGAACTATGCGGCTTCGAATTCAACGAAGGATTCTG
This Dyadobacter sp. UC 10 DNA region includes the following protein-coding sequences:
- a CDS encoding ribonuclease inhibitor, coding for MRSQVPEEIIIDGNAIHDIGSFYDEINRVFMAGENWTIGNSLDALNDLFYGGYGVLKNTEYASVLWYSIEKSRSVLGYETTKAYYLEKLKPGSPFNKNVFTEKLSDLESGTGETYFDIIISIIAAHPNISLKTSNASAHEMPARSPD